The following coding sequences are from one Lentimicrobiaceae bacterium window:
- a CDS encoding molybdopterin-dependent oxidoreductase, whose protein sequence is MKTRRQFIKISAMGIGGLALAGGGLQWVKGSSVLQGIAGGLLSSKNTASRTPTYCEVCFWQCAGWVYKNDEGNIWKVTGNEDDPHCNGRLCPRGTGGVGMYYDSDRLKTPLIRTSERGKQLFREATWDEAFEYIAKKMKEIATKHGPESIALFKHGSGGRYFTTLLNAFGTTNIAVPSYAQCKGPRETAFLATFGTELHSPEPLDIRNSKCLVLIGSHLGENMHNGQVQEMSDAIDKGCTVITVDPRFSTAAGKSKFWLPIKPATDIALLLSWIHVLIKESWYDKAYVEKYTNGFDELAKYIEPFTPEWAYGITTIVPDVIRKTAKEMYNASPAVLVHPGRYATWYGDDVQRIRCIAILNALLGSWGRRGGFFFPDYVQVPEISLPEFPKPAWSWEDANAGRYPLANAGVTNALVEASIPEKGKDKLIKGWFVIGTNLINTLPDKAKTLKAIQNLDLLVTIDTMPMEICGLADIVLPECTYIERYDDIRAAEQRIPAIALRMPATEPLYSTKPAAWMARQLAKKLNLEAYFPFETIEEEIDWKLKRLGTSLEEMKKIGVKVFPRQEENLYLTEGAEMIFDTPSGKIELYSTLLASTGFDPLPVYTFHPEPPQGFYRLNFGRAPMHTFSRTANNPYLADLMDENVLWVNPKTAKEWSLKKDQYVYLQNQDGVVSSFSIKVRITERIRWDSVYMVHGFGHSNKKLSRAYGRGISDSELITNVMTDPVMGGTGMRGNFVTFKLNKEVNV, encoded by the coding sequence ATGAAGACCAGGAGACAATTTATTAAAATATCTGCCATGGGCATAGGTGGACTTGCCCTTGCTGGTGGAGGCTTGCAATGGGTAAAGGGATCATCAGTTTTACAGGGAATTGCAGGAGGATTGCTCTCTTCCAAAAATACAGCATCGCGTACCCCGACTTATTGCGAAGTCTGTTTCTGGCAATGTGCTGGCTGGGTTTATAAAAATGATGAGGGAAATATTTGGAAAGTTACAGGAAATGAGGATGATCCACATTGTAATGGCCGACTTTGTCCACGAGGAACCGGTGGCGTTGGAATGTATTACGATAGCGACAGGCTGAAAACTCCTCTCATCCGAACTTCCGAACGGGGAAAACAGTTGTTTCGGGAAGCAACCTGGGACGAAGCCTTTGAGTACATCGCAAAGAAAATGAAAGAGATAGCTACTAAGCATGGACCGGAGAGCATAGCTTTATTTAAACATGGTTCCGGCGGCAGGTATTTTACAACCTTGTTAAATGCCTTTGGTACAACAAATATTGCCGTTCCTTCTTATGCCCAATGCAAAGGACCGAGGGAAACAGCTTTCCTTGCTACTTTCGGTACAGAATTGCATTCTCCGGAACCTCTCGACATCCGCAATTCAAAATGTCTGGTGCTTATTGGTTCTCACCTCGGTGAAAACATGCACAATGGGCAGGTACAGGAAATGTCGGATGCCATAGATAAAGGTTGCACAGTGATTACCGTTGATCCACGTTTTTCCACAGCCGCAGGTAAATCCAAATTCTGGCTGCCAATTAAACCCGCTACTGACATTGCCCTTCTTCTTTCCTGGATTCATGTTTTGATAAAGGAAAGCTGGTACGACAAAGCCTATGTGGAGAAATATACTAATGGTTTCGATGAACTTGCAAAGTATATTGAACCTTTTACACCGGAATGGGCGTATGGCATTACCACCATTGTTCCCGATGTAATTCGCAAAACGGCAAAAGAAATGTACAATGCTTCTCCGGCTGTTTTGGTACATCCTGGTCGCTACGCAACCTGGTATGGAGATGATGTACAACGTATTAGGTGTATTGCTATTTTAAATGCCCTGTTGGGTTCCTGGGGTCGCAGGGGTGGATTTTTCTTTCCTGATTATGTGCAGGTTCCTGAAATCTCTTTGCCAGAATTTCCAAAGCCCGCCTGGAGTTGGGAAGATGCCAATGCCGGACGTTATCCTTTGGCAAACGCCGGTGTTACCAATGCATTGGTGGAAGCTTCCATCCCGGAAAAAGGAAAGGATAAATTGATAAAAGGATGGTTTGTAATAGGTACAAATCTGATCAACACCCTTCCCGATAAGGCGAAAACACTGAAAGCAATTCAGAACCTCGATTTGCTGGTAACTATTGATACCATGCCGATGGAAATTTGTGGTTTGGCAGACATTGTACTTCCGGAATGTACTTATATTGAACGTTATGATGATATCCGGGCTGCGGAACAGCGTATTCCAGCAATCGCATTGCGCATGCCAGCTACCGAGCCACTTTACAGCACTAAACCAGCTGCCTGGATGGCACGCCAACTGGCAAAAAAATTAAATCTCGAAGCCTATTTCCCTTTTGAAACTATTGAAGAAGAGATAGATTGGAAACTTAAACGGTTGGGTACCTCACTTGAAGAAATGAAAAAAATCGGGGTGAAGGTTTTCCCTCGTCAGGAAGAAAATCTGTACCTGACCGAAGGCGCTGAAATGATTTTTGATACGCCTTCTGGCAAAATAGAATTGTATTCCACTTTGCTTGCATCTACCGGCTTTGATCCACTTCCGGTTTATACTTTTCATCCTGAACCACCACAGGGATTTTATCGTTTAAATTTTGGCCGTGCACCCATGCATACTTTCAGCCGTACTGCTAATAATCCGTACCTTGCTGATCTGATGGATGAAAATGTTCTTTGGGTAAATCCTAAAACGGCAAAAGAATGGAGTCTGAAAAAAGACCAGTATGTATATTTGCAAAATCAGGATGGAGTGGTTTCTTCTTTCTCGATAAAAGTACGTATTACCGAGCGAATTCGTTGGGATAGTGTGTACATGGTACATGGATTTGGACATTCTAATAAAAAATTAAGCCGTGCTTACGGACGTGGTATAAGCGATTCTGAATTGATTACCAATGTGATGACCGACCCCGTGATGGGTGGAACCGGAATGCGTGGGAATTTTGTAACCTTTAAATTAAATAAGGAGGTGAATGTATGA